ATGCTAAACTATAATACAAATTTctaagattttttaaagttaaaaaataaatttaaaatgataataccaaaagaaaaaaattccatcaaaatagcaaaataaaaagtTGTCAATCAAGTAAGGAAATTGTCCAATTAGTACAAAGTCATTTGATCAACAGTTAAAGGATTCTAGTGCACGTGATCCTGAAAAGGCTGGTCTTCAAAATTGttgaaaatgtgttttttttctaaatacaaCAGAAATTGAATTTTGTGACATTTTTGTTCAGTAATTTACCCAAATATCAACACAGAATTTAATACATTAatgttaaaaggaataaaatctaGGAAAACAACGGTGTGGgggtgaagggagaagaagaggttAAATTTAATGGGATACAATAGCTTCCAAATGTGATTCAGAAAGAACTATAACATGTATTAGTAAAATGCCCATGAGAGAGATGTGAGGATTCATATTCCAAATACACatttagatctatttttattCCTGGACCTTTTCTGTTTGTGTCACATTGCTTTATTATTGAAACTAAAAGTGAAAGCAGCCATCATAACCTTTTCAATTCCTTAATAGTAAGACAGACAAGTAGATACTATTCCCTCTAATGCATTCTTTATCGTGTGCCCAGTTCCTTTTCAAATCCCTATAAAACAATGATGCTTTACACCATTCCTCTAAGATGGTGGAAGAGTCGCCCCAAGAGGCTTTCcctcaaggagggggaaaaaacagaACACACATACACGCCAATAAATAAATTCCCTGGCTCTCTTTCATTCAATTATCCTAGTCACATCCCCAGGGCCATTCTATAGCCAATCCTCTCTCCTCTTACTGCTGAGACCCCTTTACATGGCACCAAGGGGCATTGTTTGGCTTGGGTCAAAATACAGAGGCCGTTATTCAAAAACACAGGTGTGTGTGTAAAGAAAAAGGGTCTTCTACTCATGTAGAACTTAAGATTCCACCCCTACCTGGGCCTCAGAAGAAATGACACACTGGCAGAATTGATGGTTATCTAACTCCTTTCAAACTCTTAAAACATCGTGATTCTCTGTTCATTTCAGAATCATACCTACTCTGTTCTTggtggctttttttaaaaagaaaaaaaaaaggaaggaaagagacaaaagggaatggggaaggggaaaaagtagggggaaggagagcaAAGGGGAGATATACGTGGAATGactgggagagaagggggaaggagggtacGAAtggaaagggtgagaaagagaagggaggaaaggagagagagaaactagcAGACATGGAAAGGGGAGGAGCgggaggaaggggtgggaaaCGGAGGAGAGAGACGGGAGAAAAAGAGtcgagggaggagggagaagggagaggtggggaagggaagggaaaacgGGAGGGGGAGAAGcaaaaagggggaggagaaaagagaaaggggagggaaaatggagaagacggggagcggggagggaaagagggagtagggaggaaaaggggggagggagagaaggaaagatattagggaaaaaaggaagaaaacgtaaaagggagagagaatagagatGCTTTCTAGATCTCCGTGGGACCCTGGATCCGGGAGCCCCTCTCTGAGGGCCACAGCTCCCGCCTGGGCGGGGCgaggggagtggaaggaagaGTGGCTGTTGCCTGGCCCCTCTGGCTGCAGTAGaccagctgaggaaacagaggtggCTACGGGAGCCCTGAGTGAGAAGGGAGTGGAGAAGATCGTAGCCTGCCTGACGGGCCCAGACGCTGTCAGGCGCAGACGTTCTCTCAGGGCGCCCCCTCACGGCCTCCCCTCGGGCCCAGGCCCCGGTTCCCGCCCGTCCGCCCTACCTGAGGGCCCGGGCGGGGTCGCTACGGGCCGCTCCGGGGAGCCCCGGGGCGACGGCGGTGACGGGGATCGGCGACGAAGGCGCCTCCTCTCCCCGGGGCACGGCTCGGCTGCGGCTCCGCGGCCTCAAACTCCATCGGGAGCAAGCGGGAAAGCCCCGTTGGCGTCGGTGGTgttggcggcggcggcggcggcggccgcagcggcgcctcctcctcctcctccacctcctcgcGAGAGGCGGACGGGGAGGGAGCCGGGACCCGGGATCCTCTCGCGAGGAGACACGCCCCCAACTCGCGCGAGATCACGCATGCTTAGTTCCTTACTCTTTGCTTCGCCCTACGGCTTTCAGGTTAACCCACCCTTATCACGTGATGATGGAGCAAAGCTGGGGCACTCTGGGAAATGAGTACTGAAGGAGAGATTTCTGGGAAACTCCGGTCCATCCTGTTTTGTAGCAGCACGTATAATTGTCACACGCCAAAGTTGGCAGAGGCATAGAGACGTGCCATCCATGAAGTGGTTCAAGGATGATGGTGAGATTTGGTTTCTCTCCGACTCCATTTTCCCACAAAGTTGGCAGTATTTGACACATAATGTCCAGCCTATTTTGCAAACGGTATTGGCCCTAATCCAAACCAAGCTGGCCCTTAGTAGGAGCAAGTGCTAAAACTGACATAACACCAGGCTTCTAAATGGAATCCTACTTATTACTGTttgaggcaagtcatttaatatctcttgGCAGATTTTAACGGTTTTGAATGATTATCCTTTaggtctaaaattctatgacccCTCTGAACTGTAATGTCTGATATTAGTAGATCCACAGATCTATTGCTATAGGTTTAAAGGCAACTTTATACTTTActcaaagatatttttcttttaagttttcctGTTCCATGACCACTGTTAACTAAAAACAAGCAATTAAGTAGTTGTTGATaaacttttcttctgtttctatgGATTTAAAATAAAGGAACTCCCACTTTtaagaataaagaaggaaagtatAAGAACTGCTTAATAGTTATGTGATTGACCAAAGCACTTCACCAGTTCGGagtctctttcctcatttgtaaactaggagTAATATTTactctacctacctcacagggttagtgtgaatttaggttttcctttATCACATTATAAAGTTTGCAAACAAGGAAATCatttttgtaaacctcaaagcccTACTTTTTCTTGAAAATTCATAAATCTCCACAAACTCATCAATCTCTTATACAGTCTCCATTTTATTATCCTAAATATTAAGAAGTTACACATTTGAGAAAATGGTCAACAGAAGAGACAAGTGGTACTTCATTTAGAAGAAATCAATAGCCAATTTTCTTCAAGATCTTTAGAACAGAAACATAGTAAAGGCAAAGCTTTAATTCAGGAATATGgccctttcagttttcttttggccatgaaaaaaaaatcagaaacactGCCTTTCTCTACAATGAAAAATTCTACTCTGtaccaataaaatatttataaaaagtgctttactgtggacattataaaatatttgagagtctaccaaacaaaataaatccaggaactctatgaacacaattacaaaacacttttcacacaactaaagtcagatctaaataactggaaaaacatcagttgtgcgtgggtaggccaagctaatataataaaaatgacaattctacctaaattacttattcaatgccatactaaACTATAAAacaattatagagctagaaaaaaataacaaaaagggcttagcactgtgtctagcacatggtaagtaggcactagataaatgcttgttcctttctttccccttttttaccCTAACACACctgcatttctaaaatgagattcCATTTCCCAAACCCTATTGAGATATATCATGAAAGCAGATACTGCTCTGAGAATTCCTTTTCATGGAAACTTCATTATTGGACAGCATAATGAACATTTCCAACCTTTCTCCCTACCCCAAAAATCTAAAAGTTCTTTACAAAAGGATTCTCATGACACTCTTACAAGGTATACaggtatgtatataaatgtacatatgtacatgtgtatatatacatgtatatacacatatgtgtgtgtatatctatgtcaGTACCTAAATTAGTAACAATTgggaaggaaatatttttaaaatattgaactgGGTAAGATATACATTCCCCCAAAATGTTATTTCTTATGAACTACTCTATCCAcccataaaatgttttaaattttaaaacataaaactaCCAATGAGGAAAAACAAAGCTTCAAATTTAATCTCAAGAAAATTTCGGCTGAAAGGtaaagttttattaattttaaaggcCAAGCTCAAAAGGCAGTAAAATTGCTGCAAAAGGGAAATCCTTGAAAGCAAGGGCCATGTCTTACTTAGCCATGTTATCAGTATATCTTGGGCAAGGCCATTTTCCTCTACATacctgtttcatcatctgtcacaTGGGGATGATAATTGTACTTCCTATTTCATCGGATTTTTTAAGGAAACtattttgcaaaaataaatatcCTAGCACATAAGCCCATTTCTCCATTTATAGACAGTAActtatatatgtttattgaaaaaatgttttctaccagaagaaaaaaaatcgaTTGTAGTGAAATTCTATCactacatttaaaacattttacgTAAATCTATGAATGCCCTCGTACGTCTCTCATCCTCTAGCTCAGATGACCAGTGAAATTTAAATTCATAAATGAGAGCTGAAACCAAATACATCAAATTCACTCTCTTCAGTTTGCAGATATGGAAAGTAAGGTCTAGAAAGtctaaatgaaattttcaatatttaagattctgtgattctataatgtTTTCCACATAGATCCTATGAAATAGTCATTTACCATCTATATGTTAAATGATCCTCAGCTGAGGGGTGGCATGAGCTACAGAAAGACCATTCTTAGTTCAAGTCAGGCCTCTCACACACACTAAGAAGTGTTAAAATGGgagaatcatttaacttctcagtatccccaggcaattctctgaaACTATTAGAGACAACATTGCTTCTCCACAATCACAGAGGGACATTCCATGCTGAAAATTTCCCACACACtgctgaaatcacaggtttggaccTTACAAATAGCTGAAATGTAGAACATTTGAAAATAATGAAGTTTCAAAAGAAATATTCCACAGGAGAATGCCTACATAATACTTGCATGGGGTGATGGGAAGCTTAATATTTGCCTTGTAGGTTAATTTGTATTTTGCCAGGCTTGCACACAACACAATTGCTATATTGCAGGAGGCATaaccaataaatcaacaagcatttattaaatgtcgaCTATGTACCAGGGACTGGGactacaaagagaaaacagtccctgtcctcaaggagcttacattctatcaggtaaaacatatacacatataaatacaaaatatatacatagtaaatataaagtaagtgGAGGTGGCGATAATGATATTGGGAGAATCAGCAAAGGCcttatggaggaggtggcacttgagttaACCagtgaaggaagttaaggattcagaggcagaggtggggagagaataaattccaggcatgaagatGCAAAGCCATGGAGAAATGAGATACTTTGTCCAGTATGGAGAGCAGCAAGATTAGTTTGGCAGGACCAGAGTGTGTAAAGGTGAATAATGTTGTAGTAAGGATGAAAAAGTAAACTGTAGATAGTTAATGGATTTCAAATGCCAAAGAAGAGCAAGAGTTTCCATTTTATGctagaggaaatagggaaatCACTGGAGCTATatgagcaggggagtgatatgttcagacctgtgctttaggatatcactttggcaactgggTAAAGGATGTCTGGAAGAGGGGAAAGTTCTGATGAAGGGAGATTAATTATATGATTTAACACTCAGTCACTTGTCTCAGAGGTTGACGAGATGTCTTATCCCACAAAGTTCTACTGTACCATTAGTATATAGAAATAACAGGGAACTTTAGCATTTaacaagaatgaaaataaattttacttcCACTACACTTACATGTTACATACATGTTTTTACTTTTGGCACATCCATGGAGAATACATATATCTGGATAAGAAAAAAGTACTCAAATAATTTTAACATCAATCTTTGAAAGTCAGCCCTAGTCACATGAATAAAAATTTATCACTAAGAAAAATCACAACTATGAgtactgaggttaaaaaaaaaaactaggttaAAGCATTgccatgagaaaaaaagatattgtcAAGACAAAGTAAAAAGAGTAATGATATCTAGAACACATTCAATGTCTTTTATAAATTGAGTATTTCTATCAAATGTTGTTTCTCATTGGTCATATAATCATactgataaaaatatttgatGTTTGTATTAAATATAATCTAGAGAGGACAGCTAATTTAGTATTCATTTCCAAAGTATATGAACCAGTAATTCAAATAAGTAAAATTTATTCTCGaatggaaataaattaaaatatattaaaaacattaCATGGGTACAATTACTTTTTATTCCAGTGAAAGAAAcgtttatatatttttatctatatatgtgtatgattacatgtaaaacacatatatacacatgtagagggtacgtgtgtatatatattacatatacatgtgtgtataaaaaaatcaactttaataTAACCCTGCGTATTCCTTTGGTGGCACAAATAGGCTGCAGCATATTCACAACGATGATTTGTGCCCAAGAACTAGCATAAGATATCAATAAGGAGTAGAAAAGGAGGTTGGCAAAAAATGTAGCAAGAGTGAGAAAGAACAGATGAACAGAGTGCACAAGTGCTGCAATGTTAtacatgaaataataacaataaaaaaagatgaagatatCTGGTGTGTTAGGTTGAACTTTTATGAAAGACTGATATAAAGATTAAGACATTCCTACAGGATGAAAAAGTGTATATGAGTTGCCCTTTGGACAAGTGGAGAGAATACTCACATTGAAATAAATGATATACTGAATAATTTCTCTGGAGGCAGCAGAAATTTGTTTACACATGAGGAATATGATTATTTCATAATTTCAACCAGATAGCTGACCTACTGTTTGGGTTAGAAAAAGTGGTAGAATTTATAAAGGTAACCAATACATTTATCCTGGCTGGGAAAAGATTCATCACACTTACTTGCATCTACAAAACAAATAGTTCTTAAAAGTGATTCTAAAATGAACCAAGACTGGCAAAGTCCCagatttattttcttctaatgGTCACCAAGATAAAAGTACAAGTAAAAAATGGTTGCTGTTCCTGTGTGAATCACTAACAACGCAAATTCAATGAATAACCTGAAAAATACCATTGAGTTCTTTCTGCCCCTTAGCCAAGAGTCAGTTAACAATATTAACCAAGCACCAACGTTCACAACACCCTATAAAGCACCAAACAGGCTGGCCATGAAAATCAGCTAATATTTTGGTAATGATATTTAAGGCAGAAAAGAACTCAACCAATCCATTAACTCCAACAACTTTTCAGAATAAGTATTACAAAAACATTAACATGCCAGTACATCAAAAAATCAGACAAACATAGAAAGGAGGGAatacagaattacaaaagaatatttttgcAGAATTCAAGATAATGGACTATAATATCCAAGTCTCCAAAGCAAGTGTGTATTACTATTAATCATAGTCTATTTTGACTTTTGTGATGATATCAAGGTTTGCCCTTTCACCACTACTTCTCCCGTGAACAGAAGTCAAGTgctttttgagggcagatttGTGTTTGAAGTCCATGTCACAACAGTGGCACTTATAGGGCCGATCTCCACTGTGAATGTTCAAGTGGTCCTGAAGAGTGCTTTTGGCAGTAAATGTCTTTAAACAAACAGAACACTGAAATGGTCGTATGCCCATGTGTCCTCGGATGTGCCGGTTAAGATTTTTCTTCTGTGTAAATGTTTTTCCACACTGCAAACACAGGAACAGTTTGTGCATTTTCAGATGGCGCAGATAGTTTTCAAGATGAAGAAATCCTCGTGGACATTTAGGGCACTGGTGTCGCCAGGAATAACCCTCTTCAAGACTTTGAAACCCATTTGTTACACCAACATTGTCCTCTGTACTTTCACCAATAAACCCTTGAAAGTGATTCCCAGGAACTTCGGTCATCCTACTTTCCACTGTGGAATTAATAAGTGAATGCTGAGTTTCtggaaaatatatatttgttttagaAGAGGTACAAGGCTGTGAAAACTGCTCACTTTCTACAGTGGGCACACTGATGGAATCCATTCGGAAGATGCAAATTTCATCATCTTTATACCCTATTTCAACTGTTGAAATCTCTGatgttttcatatcttttttgtCCAATATCAAGTCCTGTATAGTGGGCTGCAAAGCACTGTCTTTTTCTTGCTTAACTTGGATGTCCAAGTTTACAGGGCTGTCTTCAGAAATCTCAATGATTTCACAGTCTCTCTCTAAATTTTCATCTTCATCCTTTAGTTCTGGATAAGAGGAATGACATGTCTCAGCACCCTGATTATTGTTCTTCATAGAGGAATCTATTTCCAAATACTTGGACAAAGCTTCTGTGCACTTCTCCACAATGTGTACCATTTGAAGGTAACTTGCAGCAGTCAAATATTTCAAAAGCTCTTTCCTTTTAACCTCCAGTGCACCAGTATAACAAGAGAGCAATAACTTTCTGCCAATCTCTGCACTCTGCAAGATGGTGATTCTGACTTGCTTTGACTGGTTGAGTAAAAACTGATCTCTCATGAAAGTAGAGCAAGCAGCAAAAATCACCTTGTGTCCCTGGAACTCCGTATCATTGATATAGATGGATACATCGCAAAATAAATTCTGCTGTCTCAAGAGGTTCATTTTCTGTAGGACAGCATCACCTTGCTGCTCAAACTGGAAGTGCAGGACATCAGATTCAGCAGCCATGGTCACActtattaagaaaaacaaaacataaatgtTATAGTAGGAGATGTAGCTCCAACTTAAAGACTGCTTTAAATtactaaagtttaaaaaagaaatcatttgggTCAGAAGTCCAGTCTAGATGTTGGCAGATGTTTTGGTAACCTTCCTATACGACCTTGGATGAGTTGTAGAATCATAAATTTTTAGAAATGAGAGGAGGGAGCACCCTttggaggtcatttagcccaGCTTCTACCTAACACAACATTCGTGAAAGGCAAGCATCCTAAAAGATCTGCCTGGAAAGTGATCAGCCAGCCTTCTCTTGAACACTTCCAGTAAATAGCTTATCTCACAAGATAACCCATACAACTTAGTCAATTGTTAAGCTTTTCCTCATAGTGTGCCAAAATTAAGCCAAAACCTACCTCCCTAAAAATCACACTCACAAGTCCTTGCTTCCCATTTTATCCTTTGGGGTCTGGTGGAAATCTAGGTCCTCTTCTACAGTATGTGACAAATATCTGAAAAATTATTCATGTCCCCTCCCCCAAGTTTATATATTTGTCCTACCTTAGATGTTTCACCTCTCCTGTCGTCAGTTATTTCATCAGTaagaagggttggactaaatgaaatGTAAGGTGTTGTTGGTACAACTCAAACCCAAAATTCATACAGGAAAGAATATAAAGTTGACACCCAGACATCTTCCGTAAAAGAGTCAGAACTAAAAGATTCTTTGGCACTCTAAAGTTCGGTGGCCCAATCTagttagagaagcagagacacAGTGGAAGTAGCACTAGGCTGAAAGTTAGGAGACCTGGAGAGAAATACGGTTCTCACCCTCATTTGCTCAATCACTACAAACAAATTTTCGTAAACTCtctaggtctgtttcctcatctatcaaataagGGAGTTCGAATAGATcctctgtaaggtcccttccaaatctaaaagaCCATAGATAACCTCCTACAGCCCCGACTTTTAAATTCCTCAAAAGCGGGGCCTCCCGGCCTCATAATGTGGCGAGAAAAACTGTCGTGATCGTACGGACTCTCCCCCCTAGCCAAGGTGTCCATCCCCAgggcctctctctccttctcaggCCCCTTCTCTTCCCAGTGGGGAACTGGGGCAAGCCTCGCATCCAGACCCCGACCTCTGCCCACCGTCAGCCCTGAGCTGACCCGAGCGTTCCCACCGTCCACTCACGCGCTCTGGCCGCGAACCGGCGGGAAACTTCGCCCTCCAAGGTGAGGCCCCTCCGGCAACAGCAGCGGAGACGGCTGCAACGTCTGCCCAGTCCGGAAGCTTGGCCCAGTCTGGGACAAAACCCTTCCGGGGTAAGCCGACTTCACCCTCAGCTAACCGCTCCACCCGATTCAGCGGTGGCGGCGGCAACAGCAGGACAGAGAGCTGAGTAGCGAACCGGAAGCACATCCCTGCGGCCATCCTACCCACCCCAAAGACTGACCTGCACGCGACTTTGTTTGGCCCCCACCTACTTCCGGCGAGCCCCCGGAAGTGGTTGTTAAGGGCCGTTTTATCTAGCCCCACTTTCCCTTCGCCTTCACAATTAAGAGAATGCTACTACAAGTAGTTCCTGAGCCCCTGGAAGAGCGCTATTCCCTGCCCCCAGTCATAAGCAGAGGGAGCTTAGTTGCACTTACAAATTGGCAAGAGCTCTTGGTCCGGACATCTGAGTTTCAGATGAGCCCCTTcactgaatttcagtttccttatctgaaaaatttgGAGGTAATTAGTCCAAGACTCTTTATTTACAGACGAAGACTTTCACGTTCTGTgtcctgaggccccttccagttaTAACATTCAAGATTACAACATTCATTGTGAAGTAGTAGGTCTAACAGAAGCATGGTTCTTGGGGGTCAGAAATATCCTCGAGGTaaaagacaaatgttggaggggctgcaggAAAGCAGAAACATTATTGCATTGTTTGGTGACGATGCCAATTGGTCCACCCATTctcaaaagcaatttggaagtatgccccaATAAATACTATactgcaaaccctttgacccagtaacaaCTGCTAACTACATATTTCAAAGAGGTGAAATATGGAAGAAAAGGTATTTGTACAAAATAATTCGCAGCTGTTCTTATTATAGTtgcaaaaaactataaaataagggaatgcCTATCAACTGAGGAAAAGCTTAACAAATTTgggcaatggaatactactctgctaaaagaaatgacaaaagagatggttttaaaaaaaaatctgggaagattaaCATGAAttaatacagagtgaaataagcagaaccagaacaatttacaaaataaaataaagtcaaacaattttgaaaaactttaagAATGCTTAtcgatgcaatgaccaaccacaattccaggaGACCAATGATAATGTGTGCTGCCTATCTTTGGACAGAGAGGAATGGATTCCAGGTcttgaaataaatatatacatatatgcatacacatatacacatatgcactcaTAGATTTGGATATAGCTATTGTGGGAATTTGTTTATGCttcatgcatatttgttacaagaaggATTAGgggaaggaagatgagaaaataaCTGTTAATAAAAGTGTGTAGGTAGACATGACAGGGTATGGGCTCACTCCACAGCTCCCCCCTCCTTTTGAAATTTCAACCCAGCCGCTGAATTTTGCTACAGGACCTAAGTccctggcatttgcctgaggcaccTGGCCCTTCTCACTCAATCCTTTCCACTGTCCCTCCACTGTTGCTCTGACCCAGCCTCAAACTTCAATTCTCTGTTACCCCTGGACCATCCCAGGCTATtttccacccttaatcccatctagaccccttctGAGTTACTTCAGGGTCACCCTAGATTATGGGCCACTCCTTGATCCCAcccaaattttcccacattcttttttccctattaaaaAGGTCAGTCCCATCCACCAAATGCCCAGATCCTTAAAATTTCACCCACCCTAATAGGTTAATAAACGAGGTTAgtaaatcttgtctctgactgaaagaaggcttgagtagaaTCCTTTCAAGGCAGACCCAAGCATTTTGCTGTTCAATTTTGGGGTTTCCAGCACCCCTATACCAAAACAAATAGAGATAAATTTAGAAATCCTCAGTTGCAGTCCTAGCTATAATATTGACCTGTTGTGTGAACTTGGGTAGGTCGCTTCATCATAATGAACTAGATTCCTCATAAAGTCCAAGAATACTATCAAGCCTCTTCCACAAGATCTGAAATCAATAAAAGAAATTAGTATAACAATACAAACAGGGAAAAAGAAGTAAATGAAGTTGGTTGGGCAGCTCACTGAGTTGGTACATCCAAACATACATTTGGACAGATGCTACATGCAAATGAATGACCTGGTACCATAGCTAAACAGGAAAAGAATAGGTTCTATTTCATTCTGAAAGTATGCAGGACTTTCAACAGTTTGAAGTTGATCTCTGACACAAAAACTCATCTCTTAAACACCAATatcagggatgggaaacctgtagcctcaaggccacatgtgaccctcaagtgcagccttttgactgaaagATTAAATTCTGTCCAAGGGCCACAGGTGAGGACCTAgtgggccacatatggccttgaggccacaggttccccacccctgaccaaTATTTTCCTAGTGATGCTATGGAACTATGAATCATGTAACAAcctaactgtaaaaaaaaaaaatagtcaaaattGTGGGTGACtccaaggacaaaaaaaaaagagtgcaaGCAGAATGCAGAACATTACCAACAATGACTGGAAAAAGAAGTGGCATGAAAGGTTTCTTCTCAGGGATTTGTATCTGGAAAAGGTGACCCAGTCAGCGACATAGCAAC
This region of Trichosurus vulpecula isolate mTriVul1 chromosome 3, mTriVul1.pri, whole genome shotgun sequence genomic DNA includes:
- the ZBTB6 gene encoding zinc finger and BTB domain-containing protein 6; this encodes MAAESDVLHFQFEQQGDAVLQKMNLLRQQNLFCDVSIYINDTEFQGHKVIFAACSTFMRDQFLLNQSKQVRITILQSAEIGRKLLLSCYTGALEVKRKELLKYLTAASYLQMVHIVEKCTEALSKYLEIDSSMKNNNQGAETCHSSYPELKDEDENLERDCEIIEISEDSPVNLDIQVKQEKDSALQPTIQDLILDKKDMKTSEISTVEIGYKDDEICIFRMDSISVPTVESEQFSQPCTSSKTNIYFPETQHSLINSTVESRMTEVPGNHFQGFIGESTEDNVGVTNGFQSLEEGYSWRHQCPKCPRGFLHLENYLRHLKMHKLFLCLQCGKTFTQKKNLNRHIRGHMGIRPFQCSVCLKTFTAKSTLQDHLNIHSGDRPYKCHCCDMDFKHKSALKKHLTSVHGRSSGERANLDIITKVKIDYD